One Lutra lutra chromosome 7, mLutLut1.2, whole genome shotgun sequence DNA window includes the following coding sequences:
- the LOC125104770 gene encoding LOW QUALITY PROTEIN: formin-1-like (The sequence of the model RefSeq protein was modified relative to this genomic sequence to represent the inferred CDS: inserted 2 bases in 1 codon) — translation MEGTHCTLQLRKPITEVCYISFYLPRGEVRGFSYKGTVTLDRANKGFHNCYQVREGSDVISLSLQPNEHPGDIFFKQTPTKDILTELYKLTAERERLLANLLSSDHILGITMGNQEGKVLELSVSLAPEDDSFQSAGDWLGEPPVGCLSKRSAHGNRKPRRFGGRRGSFEGLPQKRTRRKGRGGRQSALQMGKDQICSSKSLPLSRTRPNLWLLEERGNSLPRVAFTSSPQWRESCPPETPRTLDPSRGFGNFRKASEDTGLGRGRLPPDCSSTEPGDDGAGKPERGPLRLLHQQTACSESREDSEKHPEAKRGQREKSMEHTCRKKPISKVVAKVQDLSTQVQRVVRTGPESEESVAICPAAQAEFIPRADWLTLPEAEAGTPGSRWQGQEQPGDRPWQLSDGERIPASVEGAVNKVLLKVIQSEKLDEATEGKRLGFPPSTPGTHTIPEARGKRKAGLPLRDHKTSFLDLPHLGGPDWPQPGGHEKKPSPSAPAALTMLLNNSSSQSSTHRWMAPVPSPLSPRLPGLEQHHGVLQLPPLLGEWEVAPDDSVGRKSSAFSGSSSADTLEPPSSAKVTETKGAGSTFLRAGQPRLVPGESLEKSLGPGKTAARPQYQSPPENWDPPYHFQEPVIRIMTXCASNLIKEGLGKKEKRSGREFFF, via the exons ATGGAAGGCACTCACTGCACCCTCCAATTGCGTAAGCCCATTACTGAAGTCTGCTACATCAGCTTCTATCTTCCAAGGGGGGAAGTCAGAGGATTTTCATACAAGGGCACTGTAACTCTAGACAGAGCCAATAAAGGGTTTCATAACTGCTACCAAGTCAGGGAGGGGTCAGACGTCATCAGCCTCAGCCTGCAGCCAAATGAACATCCCGGCGACATATTTTTCAAGCAAACTCCCACAAAAGACATTTTAACTGAGCTGTACAAACTTACAGCTGAGAGGGAGAGACTTCTGGCCAATCTGCTGAGCTCAGACCACATCCTCGGGATTACGATGGGGAACCAGGAGGGGAAGGTGCTGGAGCTGTCCGTGAGCCTGGCCCCCGAGGACGACTCTTTCCAGAGTGCTGGTGACTGGCTGGGGGAGCCCCCTGTGGGCTGTCTCAGTAAGAGGAGTGCCCATGGGAACCGCAAGCCGCGGAGGTTtggtggaaggagaggaagctTTGAGGGGCTTCCACAGAAGAGGACGAGAAGGAAAGGGCGTGGGGGCCGACAGTCGGCTCTTCAGATGGGGAAAGACCAGATCTGTTCCAGcaaatctcttcctctttctcgaACAAGGCCTAATCTTTGGCTTCTAGAGGAAAGAGGCAACTCACTCCCAAGAGTGGCATTTACTTCCTCCCCACAGTGGAGAGAGAGCTGCCCCCCAGAGACCCCCAGGACACTGGATCCCAGCCGTGGCTTTGGGAACTTCAGGAAAGCTTCTGAGGACACGGGGCTTGGACGCGGAAGGCTGCCCCCTGACTGCAGCTCCACAGAGCCAGGAGACGATGGTGCTGGAAAGCCAGAGAGGGGCCCTCTCAGGCTGCTGCACCAGCAGACAGCTTGCTCTGAAAGTCGTGAGGACTCTGAGAAGCATCCAGAGGCCAagaggggccagagggagaagtctATGGAGCATACATGCAGGAAGAAGCCTATTTCCAAAGTGGTGGCCAAGGTCCAGGATCTGTCTACTCAGGTGCAAAGAGTAGTTAGAACGGGTCCTGAGAGTGAGGAAAGCGTTGCCATTTGCCCAGCGGCCCAAGCTGAGTTTATACCCAGAGCAGACTGGCTCACCCTCCCAGAAGCCGAGGCTGGGACTCCTGGTTCCAGGTGGCAGGGCCAGGAGCAGCCGGGCGACAGGCCATGGCAGCTGTCGGACGGGGAACGCATTCCAGCCAGCGTCGAGGGGGCTGTGAACAAGGTCCTGCTGAAGGTGATACAGAGTGAGAAGTTAGATGAAGCCACTGAGGGGAAAAGGCTGGGCTTCCCCCCAAGCACACCAGGCACCCACACCATCCCAGAAGCCAGAGGCAAGCGGAAGGCTGGGCTGCCTCTGAGGGATCACAAAACCTCATTTCTGGATCTGCCCCACCTTGGCGGCCCTGACTGGCCACAGCCTGGAGGCCATGAGAAGAAGCCGTCCCCCTCAGCCCCGGCAGCGCTCACCATGCTACTGAATAATTCATCCTCCCAGTCCAGCACGCACAGATGGATGGCACCTGTTCCCTCGCCTCTCTCTCCAAGGCTCCCCGGCCTGGAGCAGCATCACGGGGTCCTGCAACTCCCTCCACTGCTGGGTGAGTGGGAAGTGGCTCCTGATGACTCTGTTGGCCGAAAGAGCAGTGCTTTCTCTGGGTCCtcctctgctgacaccttggaGCCACCATCCTCTGCAAAGGTCACGGAGACCAAAGGAGCCGGCTCGACCTTCCTCAGAGCAGGCCAACCTCGGTTGGTGCCTGGGGAATCTTTGGAGAagagcctggggcctgggaagaCCGCGGCTCGTCCCCAGTACCAGTCACCTCCAG AAAACTGGGA